The Theileria parva strain Muguga chromosome 1, complete sequence, whole genome shotgun sequence DNA window CTTGAGTATCTTGATCACTAAGATTACTCACATGAACTGTAGTGTTCACAGTATTATTCTGTGTGGTATCCGCTGGCTGCGTGTTATCATAATTGTATGCATTAGTGTAGTTTGATGTAGATCTGATAACTAGGGGAATTCCCTTTGAATATATCCCTTGCATTAGTAAAATGGCCTCGTCAGAGGCGGTAAAATCTGTATACTGTACAAATCCATAACCCAAATgtgatgaagaagattGACCTCTAATCAGCTAAAtcatacaattattaagcaattttattgaattatacaataataaagGAGATAATTAGGGGAACTTGcgtaaaaaatactttggTTGAGATTACGTTGGTTGAAAAACATTTAGCCAAAGTCATAAATTCCTCATCTCCAATTGCTAaaacataattattaataatttaattattaataatttaaataataataatttaaataataagttTAGAATAGGGAATTACAATGATGAAGACATCCGATATAACATTGATAATTGTCTATTAAACTGCTACTCataatataacaatataataagttaaattaagttaattcAGGGGTAAACGGGATGGGTAGTTGGTAGTGATTTGGCACCATTTATAgaaaaatgatttaaaaaacatttaatgagtaaaattatttaaattacttatttttttgtaaaaattattaaaattattggaaTCACACTTTTTTTCGGTTTTATCCCAAATTTCAATACAACATACACACCATGTGTCAAATTAACCTAATCTTGACTTGTTACATATTTAGTTGATTTGGTGAAGATGAGTGAATTGGATGGCTTAGATTCTGAGAGTTTTCTTTCAGAGTCTTCAGTGTCATCAGAGAATGTGACTGAGGTCGTAGAATCAGTCCATTCACTTCAAACTGacaataatttactcaGTTTTTCAGAGAAAAATGACGTCAATTTGGGTCAAACCAGCCGTTATGAACTGAATCCCTTCCATTTATCCTCGGACCAGAGGCTTAAGAGAGGCACGATTCATGCGATTGAATTACATAACTTTAAAAGTTATTTTGGCACTGTGTtaatagataaatttgCTTCATTTAATGCCATTATTGGCCCTAACGGCTCAGGTACTTTTACTCTCAAATATCAATTGTCTTAGGCAAATCTAATCTTATGGACGCAATATCATTTGTACTATGCATCAGGACGAGTACACTGAGGGGTAATAATCTGAgggatttaataaataaagtaCCAGATCCTTCAGATCCACTGGAGAACAGATTTGCCTATGTAGCACTAACACTTAAAGGTGATACCGATTTCTCAACCTTCAAACGACTCATTAATCACAACGGACATATCTCATACATTTACAATAACAATGTAATtacttacacacttactATTTACTTATTTCTACAGTTATTTCATTGTCTTGGCCCATAGTAATATTCCGGGGACCTAACTACTACATAACTACTCTAAACTACCTAATACTGTGTAGGTGATAACGTTTAAGGGATATACTGAGGCGTTACatgagtataaaattaatacgTTGGGATCTACAGGATTAATATTTCAAGGTTCCGTAAATGATATCATCTCAAGATCACCCTCAGAACTCACTAAACTATTCGAAAACATTTCTGGATCGTATCAATCACTTAGTTATACACTTACTAAGTTGAtattactcagttattACTACTCAGTTATTACTAAGTTATCAGTGGTTACTGAGATAAATGGTTGGTTGTAGAATATTGTATGAGAAGCCGTATAATTATATGAGGGATAAGATTGCGAAGATGAGAATGGAATATAAGAACTTATTGTTAAAGAAAAAGAACTTAAATAACgaattaaaacaatttaaaacCATGGACTCGACCAACAAGAAATACCACAAACTTCTACAAAACcatgtaaaaataattatatgttaatttGATTGTTTAGAATGAGATAATGGTGAAGAAGAATCTGTGCgaatttcaaattttagaaCATAAATTCAAATCCCACACCAACAAATACTTCACACTTCTGTACCCaaacacattatttactagtTATACCcaaaattaacactataaTTACTTAAACCAACTCctaatttaacactataatTGCTTAAATCAACTCctaatttaacactataatTGCTTAAATCAACTcctaatttaacaatataattGCTTAAATCAACTcctaatttaacaatataattGGATAAATTAACCCTAATTTAACCTTTTATACCCTAGATCACTGTCTAATTCTATATATAATCCTAATTGTTGGTGTAGCAACGAGTATAAGGAGGTGGTGAAGAGATGGGATGAGAGTAATGGTATGAAAAATGAGTTAGAGGAGAAGCTGGCCAATTTATATTACGAGCAGGGGAAATTGAATAGACAAATACAGCAGAAGACACAAACACTCAACAGCTTACGCAACTCCATGATGGACTTTTTTTccaataaaattactctggaaaataaaattgacaCACTAAACTCAGTCATCACCTCCACCACTGAGGATCAAACACTATTACACACTCAGTCTCAGGAGTTAAAAATAGCTAAAAGTGAACTTGAGAAGGAAATTGAATCACTAAACACAGAGCTAAAGAGCTGTGAGAAGGATACATTCACACTCTCATCCGCACAGATGACAGAGTTTAATCGATACCTGAAGGaatttaacacattgaCTTCGGATAACaagattaatattaaaattattcaaaataatattaaccaATTTACAACACAGTTGAAATCCGTACGTCCAATACTATTCTCTAGCCAGTCATTAATAATTTCTGTAGATAAAGAGTAAGTTGAAGGGAATGAGATCACAGGAGGAGCAAGTAGTTGgcaatttaacaaaatacACAGGATTAATCGAGGAAACAGAATCCAAAATGAGAGATTTCAGATCATCACTAGAACAACTTCAAACACACATGACCCAGTTAAAAGTTAGGAAGGAGAAGTTACATACTCAAAACTGTGAATTACAGGATAAAAAagataattatacacaaatGTTAACATCATTGAGTGTGTTGAAACAtgagtataattatatgttcAAGAGGAGTGTGCTGAATAATGAGATGGCAAAGACAGTCCCCGGAGTGTTGGGGGAGGTAATATCTTTGTTTGAGTTAACGAATGAAGCGTATTCAACAGCTGTAATGGCGTCGTTGGGCTTCAGAGCACATGCAATTGTGACTAGAGACTATCAAACGATTGCAAAATGTATTGAATTTCTGAAGGAAAAAAAGGCTGAAAAAAGAGATTTCATCTCACTGCAACAACTTAAATCTGATAAATCCACAACTCGCCAACACCTGTCACATTTATTGAGAAGGTTCAATAAGTTAAATTACGCATTTGCAATTGATTTAATTGAGCCAAATGGTGACTCAGTGAGTAATTTGTTTGAATATTTGCTGGGTGACACTGTGATTGTGGACAACTTAGACGAGGCTGAACGGGTTGTTAATTTGAGACATGGTAGGGATGGAGTAAATTTACAGTTTAATGTGGTGACTTTGAAAGGTCAAATGATAACAAGGAATCGGACAATAGTAGTTGGATCAACACTAAGTACTAAAAAGAGTGAAATGGAACTAGAGCTTAACAAATACAATAAATTCAACGCACTTTTGATTGAGGTTGAGAAGGAGTTACGGGATAATTCAGATGAGACCAAGAGAATTGAGACTGAACTCTCAAGTGGTACTGACAAGATTGAAAGGTTCAAGAGAAATTTACAACTATTATTAACCAAATTGGAATATTTGAGAAAACATAAAGAATCGCTAGACTCACAGAGAAATGAATTGTCAGCCGAGTCCGACAAGTTGATGACACAGTTGAAATCTCTAGAGCAAACTTTACAAGAGTTGGAAAACAAACTATCATTAGAAAACGAACAATTGGATAAACTTAAGAATGAACATTTTGCACCTTTGAACACTAAGTTTGAGGTGTCAGATGTGTATGAAATGGTAATGTCGAGAGATGACAAggtgaataatttacataataacTTAATGGGTAAAAAAATGACATTGAGTAGATATGAGACCGATTTACTCGAATTAGAGCGTAAAATTGAAAGTATAAACGGAAGATTATCAGACTTAAACGCACAGTTGACAGATGTTAAGACCCAATTACTCACGTTGAAGGAGGATAATTTATCTTCATGTGATGGAATTGAAACTGTACAATCTGAAATCACATCACtcaaacaattattacaagGTTACACCACTGATATTAACCTTTACACTGAACAACTAAATAACATAACTACTACAGATGACAAGTATGATGTAATGGAGGAGATTAATGGGTTGAAAGAggaaatttatcaatttcaTAGTCAGGCTATGGCGTTGACGGAGTTTTGTAAAGTGCATAATCTACCCTTGAGATTTTCAATCACACCGAAATCTCAGTCAGAATCTCTAAATTTAGAAGAGGAAATGGAACAAATTGTTCTAGGATTTCCAATACTGTCCAACGCCCACGAGTTTAGCATATCGAGCACGTCAGACTTGGAATCGgagtataaattattatgtgAGACCCTCGTGAGTTTGAAGAAATCACTCTCTAACCTCCGCTCGTACGGCGATTTGGAAGATAAAATTGAATCAACAACCGAGGAAATATCATCCGTTGATAAGGAAACTGAAACACTGAAGACACAATTAGTCAAACTCGAATCAGATTTCAACAAGATCAAACATGAGAGATCAGGCTTATTTCTCCACTGTTTCGAAACCGTAAGGGAAAATTTAGGCCCAATTTACAGAAAATTATCACAAAATGAAGAAGGCGCTGAAGGACAAGCCTTCCTAACTCTAGACGATTTTCCCACAACTTCCACCACACCAACTAATTCAGTTAATACATTTAATAGTACAATTGATGGCACACTGAATAATAATGGGAGCAATACGGTGAATAGTTTGGTTGATTTGGAACCGTTTAATAGAAGTATAAGATATAATACGATACCTCCGATGAAAAAATACTTGAgcataaatttacaaagtGGCGGTGAAAAGGCTTTGTCATCTATAGCTTTATTGCTTTcattacatatttatagaAATTCGCCGTTTGTAGTTTTGGATGAAATTGACGCCAACATTGACTCTGTGAAGCTGAACAATCTAACCAAGTTCCTAATGGAAAGCACATTTCAAGTTATCATCATCTCACTCaaggataaattattctcaAAAGCTCAAAGATTAATTGGAGTCTACAGGTCACACCCCCTGTGCACTTCCAAATGCCTAGTACTCAATCTAGAAAATTATCCCCCagatgaataattttactacACATCTACTCGCTTATACTTCATGTTTGTTTTACCCGTAGTCAGGTCATATTCAGGTCATAGTAC harbors:
- a CDS encoding RNA recognition motif family protein (or RNP domain; RBD; RRM), with the protein product MSSSLIDNYQCYIGCLHHSIGDEEFMTLAKCFSTNVISTKLIRGQSSSSHLGYGFVQYTDFTASDEAILLMQGIYSKGIPLVIRSTSNYTNAYNYDNTQPADTTQNNTVNTTVHVSNLSDQDTQDSINDLAKPFGDIESINFIPDKKYCFINYKRREYALGFLCHMDNWNTGNSTISCFWALHSNEPKSYDKKLLDKEKEDELFGLNYANELMPK
- the SMC1 gene encoding uncharacterized protein, coding for MSELDGLDSESFLSESSVSSENVTEVVESVHSLQTDNNLLSFSEKNDVNLGQTSRYELNPFHLSSDQRLKRGTIHAIELHNFKSYFGTVLIDKFASFNAIIGPNGSGKSNLMDAISFVLCIRTSTLRGNNLRDLINKVPDPSDPLENRFAYVALTLKGDTDFSTFKRLINHNGHISYIYNNNVITFKGYTEALHEYKINTLGSTGLIFQGSVNDIISRSPSELTKLFENISGSILYEKPYNYMRDKIAKMRMEYKNLLLKKKNLNNELKQFKTMDSTNKKYHKLLQNHNEIMVKKNLCEFQILEHKFKSHTNKYFTLLNEYKEVVKRWDESNGMKNELEEKLANLYYEQGKLNRQIQQKTQTLNSLRNSMMDFFSNKITLENKIDTLNSVITSTTEDQTLLHTQSQELKIAKSELEKEIESLNTELKSCEKDTFTLSSAQMTEFNRYLKEFNTLTSDNKINIKIIQNNINQFTTQLKSIKSKLKGMRSQEEQVVGNLTKYTGLIEETESKMRDFRSSLEQLQTHMTQLKVRKEKLHTQNCELQDKKDNYTQMLTSLSVLKHEYNYMFKRSVLNNEMAKTVPGVLGEVISLFELTNEAYSTAVMASLGFRAHAIVTRDYQTIAKCIEFLKEKKAEKRDFISLQQLKSDKSTTRQHLSHLLRRFNKLNYAFAIDLIEPNGDSVSNLFEYLLGDTVIVDNLDEAERVVNLRHGRDGVNLQFNVVTLKGQMITRNRTIVVGSTLSTKKSEMELELNKYNKFNALLIEVEKELRDNSDETKRIETELSSGTDKIERFKRNLQLLLTKLEYLRKHKESLDSQRNELSAESDKLMTQLKSLEQTLQELENKLSLENEQLDKLKNEHFAPLNTKFEVSDVYEMVMSRDDKVNNLHNNLMGKKMTLSRYETDLLELERKIESINGRLSDLNAQLTDVKTQLLTLKEDNLSSCDGIETVQSEITSLKQLLQGYTTDINLYTEQLNNITTTDDKYDVMEEINGLKEEIYQFHSQAMALTEFCKVHNLPLRFSITPKSQSESLNLEEEMEQIVLGFPILSNAHEFSISSTSDLESEYKLLCETLVSLKKSLSNLRSYGDLEDKIESTTEEISSVDKETETLKTQLVKLESDFNKIKHERSGLFLHCFETVRENLGPIYRKLSQNEEGAEGQAFLTLDDFPTTSTTPTNSVNTFNSTIDGTLNNNGSNTVNSLVDLEPFNRSIRYNTIPPMKKYLSINLQSGGEKALSSIALLLSLHIYRNSPFVVLDEIDANIDSVKLNNLTKFLMESTFQVIIISLKDKLFSKAQRLIGVYRSHPLCTSKCLVLNLENYPPDE